AACGAATAATCATGTTGTTGCCGGAACCGATGTTATCACAGTTACCTTTACGGACGGCGCTGAAGCCAACGCTGTTATTAAGGGAACGGATGCAACAGCAGATCTGGCTGTAATTGCGGTGGATATTACCTCCGTGAAGAAAGCAACCCGTGAGGCAATTAAGATTGCAAAATTAGGAAGCTCGGATAAGGTTAAGGTTGGTGAAATGGCAATTGCCATTGGCAATGCTTTGGGTTATGGACAATCAGTAACGGTTGGGTATATCAGTGCAAAGGACCGGGAAGTGGAGGTTAGTGATGGATACAACAACAAAACCATGGTTCTGTTACAAACGGATGCAGCAATTAACCCCGGTAACAGTGGTGGTGCTCTGCTGAATACCGATGGAGAGGTTATAGGAATTAATACCGTCAAATACGCTTCCAACGAGGTAGAGGGTATGGGTTATGCAATCCCTATCTCCAGAGCGATTCCGATTATCAATGAGCTGATGAGCCGCGAGATACTTAAGGAAGAAGAACAAGGCTTTCTTGGTATTGTTGGAAATGATGTAACGGAAGATGTAGCAGAAATCTATAATATGCCAATCGGTGTATTTATCAATCAGATAGCAGAGGGTGGAGCTGCTGAGAAAGCAGGGCTGATGGCAGGAGATATTATTGTGAAGGTTAATGATATAGAAGTAACTGCGATTACCCAGTTAAGAGATTATGTTACAAGCTTAAGAGTAGGTACGGATGTTGAGATTACCTATATGCGTAATACCGATGGAACATACGAGAAAGAAAAGGTGACGGTAACATTGGGATCAAATCCGGAGCTGAAGAAGAATGAGGATAAAGCAGCCGATGATAACTAAGATAAAGCAGGGAGAATTAAGTAATACCGGTATGATCCTGTAGAATAAAGTAGATTAATAGCGTAATTGAATACTGAGAGAATTGACGGGGTGTTATAATATATTCGACAGACGTCAGAACCGCATTCACTTGCTGCATGACATTACAAACAGCATGGACTCTGACTTTGGAAATATATATGATGACACCCCGTCTGACTTATATGGGCACAAATGTATTACTTTTATATGACGAAATACCAGATTTATAATGAAAATTTAATAAAAGCTTTAAAAAGGTCTATTGTGCGAAGGTATATGTTAATATATAATAAAAAATAAAATGGAATGTAAAAAAATGTACTCTTTTACGGGTACGGTTACTATGGTTTAGATCTACGAGGAGGATACAGATGAATAAAGACGATAACAACAAAGATGAGTTCAATATAGATGACCACAAGAATACGGATCATAAGGATGATCCTGATCATTATGAGGAGATCTGTTATTTGTGCAGAAGACCGGAAAGTAAAGCGGGAAAAATGATTCATATTCCGAATCAGATCTGTATTTGTCCGGATTGTTTGCAAAAGACCTTTGATACCATTAACAAAGGCGACAATCCATATATGCAGATGATGGGCTTTTCGCCTAATATGATGAATATACCAAATCTACAAAATGAGATTCCGAAGGCTCAGAAGTTAAAGAAGAAACCAAAGGAGAATACCGATAATAAAGTGTTTGACAGAAAGAGCGTACCTGCCCCGCATATCCTGAAAGCGATGCTGGATGAATATATTATTGGGCAGGAGCGTGCGAAAAAAGCAATTTCGGTAGCAGTCTATAATCATTACAAGAGAATTAGTACCGGTGCTCATCCCGATGTTGAGATTGAAAAATCCAATATGCTGATGATCGGACCGACCGGTAGCGGTAAAACCTATCTGGTAAAAACACTTGCCAAGCTCATGAATGTGCCGCTGGCCATCACTGATGCTACATCCCTGACAGAGGCCGGCTATATCGGAGATGATGTGGAGAGCGTCATATCAAAGCTTCTACAGGCAGCAGGCAATGATGTCGAGAAAGCAGAGCACGGTATCGTATTTATTGACGAAATTGATAAAATAGCCAAAAAACGGAACACCAACAGCAGAGATGTCAGTGGAGAGTCCGTACAGCAGGGATTACTAAAGCTGTTGGAGGGAAGTGACATAGAGGTACCGGTGGGCGCTACTTCAAAAAATGCTATGGTGCCCCTGGCGACAGTGAATACCTCCAATATTTTATTTATCTGTGGTGGTGCATTCCCGGATCTGGATAGAATTATCAAAGCTCGACTGAATAAACAGACCATGATAGGCTTTAAGGCTGAAGTCAAGGATAAGGATGAGGATGATAGTAATATTCTTCAGCAGGTGAATTTGGATGACCTGAGAGAATACGGAATGATACCGGAATTCTTAGGAAGATTACCGATTATGTTTACACTGGAAGGGCTCTCTCAGGATATGCTGATTAAGGTGTTATTGGAGCCAAAGAATGCCATATTGAAGCAATATAAAAAACTATTAGAAATGGATGAGGTAGATCTTCAGTTTGCGCCGGATGCATTGGAAGCAATTGCAGAAAAGGCCATGGAGAAGAAAACAGGAGCCAGAGCATTGCGTGCAATTCTGGAAGATATCATGTTAGATATCATGTACGAAATTCCTAAGGATGATAATATAGGAAAGGTTGTTATCACGAAGGAATACATTGAAGGAAAAGGTGTTCCCTACATCGAAATGAGGGGTGTCGGAAATCAGAAAATGCTCGCAATGAATAATTAATATTAGGGGTGAGGATGGTGTCGTTACTATCAAAGCTGTTTCATAAACTAAGCCGGGATGACGAGTATTATTATATGGATGAGGATGAATATAATAAGGAAGTATATAATGAGGAAGAGGAAGATTTGTATTCTGATTCAGTGGATCCTTCAGAGCAGGAGCCGCGATTTCATGATAATATGACAGAACCAGTATCGGAGTCGGATGAAGAAGAGGAGGAATATGAGATCGTAGAGAGAGAAATCCTCCCTGCTAAGATCATTTGCCCTGATTGTGGCGGTATCACTCTGGAAGGATTAGACTTCTGTGATAAGTGTGGGGGTGAACTGCAATAAAACCCCAGTCTGGACTATATTACTTTACCACATAATTACTTTACCGTAGTAAAAGATTTTGTTGACAAAGTATTTATATGAGGTTATTATATATGCAGAATAAAGGCGTTCGGGATACATGACAGATTGTTTTCTGTTATCGCACAAGGACGTCTTATTGTTTTTAAGGATACTCATTTACTATATTATATAGGAAGGAGTATCAATTGTTTTAGGAGGGTAGTGTTGAAGGGCCCTAATTTTTATAAAGGATGATATACCTTCACACAGCTAAATTTAGAGGGGACCCAATTAGAGGGTTCAATAGAATGGAGGATTATTTATGAAGAAAATGAAAAAAGTAATCAGTCTTGTATTAGGGCTGAGTATGGTTGCTGCAAGCCTTACTGCTTGTGGTACAAAAGCTTCTAATGGTGGAGACACCTTAGTAATCGGCGGTATTGGACCTTTAACCGGCGGAGCTGCAGTATATGGACAGAACGTTAAAAATGGTGCAGAATTGGCTGCGAAAGAGATTAATGCAGCAGGCGGCATCAATGGAGTAAAGATTGAGTTTAAGTTTGAAGATGATGAAGCAGACGGTGAAAAGGCTGTTAATGCTTACAACACATTAAAGGATGCGGGAATGAAGATTCTTATGGGAACAGTTACCTCCGGTGCATGTGCATCTGTAATTGAGAAGACCAATGAGGATAAGATGTTCCAGTTAACTCCTTCCGCTTCTTCTACTGACGTATTAAAGTATGGTAACGCCTTCCAGGTATGCTTTACCGATCCTAACCAGGGTATTGCATCCGCGAAGTACATCGGTGAGAAAGCGTTGGCTACAAAGGTTGCTATTATCTATGATAGCTCCGATATTTATTCTTCCGGTATCTACGAGAAATTCGTTGAGGAAGCTAAGAACCAGAATTTCGAAATCGTTGCTGCAGAAGCATTTACTGCTGACAGCAAATCCGATTTCTCCGTTCAGCTCCAGAAAGCAAAGGATAACGGCGCTGAGTTAGTATTCCTTCCTATTTACTATACAGAAGCAACCTTAATCTTAACTCAGGCAGCTTCTCTTGATTATAAACCAATCTTCTTCGGTTGTGATGGTCTTGATGGTATCCTTGGTGTAGAAAACTTTGATACGTCATTAGCAGAAGGTGTTATGTTACTTACTCCTTTCGCAGCAGATTCCGATGATGAGAAAACTCAGAAGTTTGTAGCTGACTATAAAGCAGCATATAATAACGAAGTTCCTAACCAGTTTGCAGCAGATGCTTATGATGCAATGTACATTATCAAAGCTGCTATTGAGAAGGCTGATGTGAAGGCAGACATGAGTGTTGCAGAGATGGGCGATGCATTAAAGGCAGCTATGACGCAGATAAGTGTAGATGGCTTAACAGGTGCAGGTATGACATGGTCAGCAACTGGCGAGGTTAATAAAGCTCCTATAGCAGTTGTAATTAAAGATGGGACATATGTCACTGCAGAGTAATTAGAGTCTGCTTTTAATACAATTCGTTTCAATAGCAAATTACTATGATTTATAGAAACATACAGAGGTGTACTACTCCCCTGTATGTTTCTTATGTTAAAGGATAAAAATTGGAAAATTTAGAGTGGTTTTACAGAAGCTAGAAACTGTAGTACAATGTAATTTGGAGTTGTATCAGTACGACTCCTATGCTAAAATACAGTATACGAAATTATATACCACTAGTTTTGAAATATCATTTGTATTATGATTTTATATGAGTAATTCGCTTTGCAAATTTGTGACCTACAAGTTTTTAACAAGAAAACCATCGGTTTTTTTGTTAAAAACCTGTAGACTTCGTAGAAAGGCATGGTATTTATATGAGTTTTATTTCTTATTTAATTAAAGGAATAAGTTTAGGAAGTGTATATTCAATCATTGCATTGGGATATACGATGGTTTACGGTATTGCAAAGATGCTGAATTTTGCACATGGTGATGTAATTATGGTGGGTGGCTTTGTGACCTTTACCATTATGAGTACCATGGGGTTAAATCCGATTATTGCCGTGTTGATTTCGATTATATTTTGCACGATATTGGGAGTGACAATAGAGCGTATTGCATATAAACCACTTAGAAAAGCATCCTCACTGGCAGTGCTCATTACAGCAATCGGCGTAAGTTACTTCCTGCAGAACATTGCGCTTCTGATCTTTGGTGCAGATACAAAATCCTTTACTTCAGTTGTTAATGTTCCGGCTTTGAAGCTGGCGGGAGGGGAACTCACAATAGCTGGTGAAATTCTTGTTACAATTCCTGTCTGTATTCTGATTATGATTGGATTAACTGTATTTGTAAAGAAATCCAAGACAGGCCGTGGTATGGTAGCGGTATCCGAGGATAAGGATGCTGCGGTACTCATGGGTGTCAATGTTAATAAAACGATTGCGATTACCTTTGCCATAGGATCCGCTTTGGCAGCAGTTGCAAGTGTTCTTATGTTTTCTTCATATCCAAGTCTTAACTCCACCTCAGGT
The nucleotide sequence above comes from Variimorphobacter saccharofermentans. Encoded proteins:
- a CDS encoding ABC transporter substrate-binding protein yields the protein MKKMKKVISLVLGLSMVAASLTACGTKASNGGDTLVIGGIGPLTGGAAVYGQNVKNGAELAAKEINAAGGINGVKIEFKFEDDEADGEKAVNAYNTLKDAGMKILMGTVTSGACASVIEKTNEDKMFQLTPSASSTDVLKYGNAFQVCFTDPNQGIASAKYIGEKALATKVAIIYDSSDIYSSGIYEKFVEEAKNQNFEIVAAEAFTADSKSDFSVQLQKAKDNGAELVFLPIYYTEATLILTQAASLDYKPIFFGCDGLDGILGVENFDTSLAEGVMLLTPFAADSDDEKTQKFVADYKAAYNNEVPNQFAADAYDAMYIIKAAIEKADVKADMSVAEMGDALKAAMTQISVDGLTGAGMTWSATGEVNKAPIAVVIKDGTYVTAE
- a CDS encoding S1C family serine protease is translated as MSEFDRDNQNPGGNQNNNSNKVPEYSFWAEQISNNQINTNNNPSPNSWGANNNPYQYQHNADPYSSNVNPYSNNVNPYSNNVNPYSGNVDSYSNNMNAYPNNMNGFPIKEEGKKEKKKRGKGSKILRYLAKAVCFGVIAGISFLLIEQLFYVINPDVERVGIFTGTRKEEEEEKFHIGYTEEAQVKTALHSEVSNVIGSTVPSIVSITSVTNQPTEWFGQRFNEEYQGSGSGIIVGENENELLIATNNHVVAGTDVITVTFTDGAEANAVIKGTDATADLAVIAVDITSVKKATREAIKIAKLGSSDKVKVGEMAIAIGNALGYGQSVTVGYISAKDREVEVSDGYNNKTMVLLQTDAAINPGNSGGALLNTDGEVIGINTVKYASNEVEGMGYAIPISRAIPIINELMSREILKEEEQGFLGIVGNDVTEDVAEIYNMPIGVFINQIAEGGAAEKAGLMAGDIIVKVNDIEVTAITQLRDYVTSLRVGTDVEITYMRNTDGTYEKEKVTVTLGSNPELKKNEDKAADDN
- the clpX gene encoding ATP-dependent Clp protease ATP-binding subunit ClpX is translated as MNKDDNNKDEFNIDDHKNTDHKDDPDHYEEICYLCRRPESKAGKMIHIPNQICICPDCLQKTFDTINKGDNPYMQMMGFSPNMMNIPNLQNEIPKAQKLKKKPKENTDNKVFDRKSVPAPHILKAMLDEYIIGQERAKKAISVAVYNHYKRISTGAHPDVEIEKSNMLMIGPTGSGKTYLVKTLAKLMNVPLAITDATSLTEAGYIGDDVESVISKLLQAAGNDVEKAEHGIVFIDEIDKIAKKRNTNSRDVSGESVQQGLLKLLEGSDIEVPVGATSKNAMVPLATVNTSNILFICGGAFPDLDRIIKARLNKQTMIGFKAEVKDKDEDDSNILQQVNLDDLREYGMIPEFLGRLPIMFTLEGLSQDMLIKVLLEPKNAILKQYKKLLEMDEVDLQFAPDALEAIAEKAMEKKTGARALRAILEDIMLDIMYEIPKDDNIGKVVITKEYIEGKGVPYIEMRGVGNQKMLAMNN
- a CDS encoding branched-chain amino acid ABC transporter permease — protein: MSFISYLIKGISLGSVYSIIALGYTMVYGIAKMLNFAHGDVIMVGGFVTFTIMSTMGLNPIIAVLISIIFCTILGVTIERIAYKPLRKASSLAVLITAIGVSYFLQNIALLIFGADTKSFTSVVNVPALKLAGGELTIAGEILVTIPVCILIMIGLTVFVKKSKTGRGMVAVSEDKDAAVLMGVNVNKTIAITFAIGSALAAVASVLMFSSYPSLNSTSGAMPGIKAFVAAVFGGIGSIPGAMIGGILLGVIEILGRAYISSQLADAIVFLILILVLLVKPTGILGKKMKEKV